In Lathyrus oleraceus cultivar Zhongwan6 chromosome 2, CAAS_Psat_ZW6_1.0, whole genome shotgun sequence, the DNA window gagaagataaagaagactgctagctatgggatttgcttgcttggatgtggctatctttatttgatgccttaatcttcatgatgtctggatattgctaaCTACTTATTGATTATTgtttgattcaaagtccaaagggaaaattggttttctatatgacattcttctctgttggattgcatcccattggtcagatcttttcaactcttaacttttaacttatgtgcttaggatagcctcttcgtcttctcccacttcttaaatttcaaatctctcccccttttaaaagctctctttgcttgtgatttcaaacatagaccttattttaaatagaaactttggccttatgctgatgaattttcaaactctttttcttaaatcaaatttataaaataacttaatcatattgacttaaaattttcaaaagacaaaaagaactaacaaccccatttAAAATTTTGGCCCCTTTGTgcccttttcatttaaacttttgttaaaatcaataCACCAACTTTcaaattgttaccacgaactacgaggttttgatccctcagttttatgttggtatgtaggcacaagtccgaaggtcttgtcaaacacaaaaatatagtcaatgaattcttttctcatccccacactctatttttctcaaacatcttttataccaaaaacacatacgcacataaaaaagggctccctaggagtacctatgatactttggatgctaacaccttccctctgtgtaaccaacccccatacctgtaatctctgccattttattagttttaatttgaaaaattcttatctttgggttttgttcgtacttttcctttttcctttggaaacaataaaagcgtggtagcgactctggttttattgacgttaagcttatccatagcttgatggtcatgaattcACCGCTACAAACAACGGAGAAAGAAAAAGTGTAAAGAAcaatgaaggagaagaagaattaaaattctgcagagtttctctctgcccacaaattgtggaaaacttgttattcactttgcaactgcaaaatagTGTGAgttacaatgttatgaatactctattcacttcattacaaaaataagggttacttcatctatttatagatttaggttaacttagACCTCAAGGCAAAActcaaaactataaaagtccaaaatagctaacactactaaaataggcctaaaTCGAAATCCTATGTGAAGCAACgtgcttcgacacttcgacactaACATAACTCAACACATTAGGTGGTTCGACACTTTCTTATTCTGTCGAGCAACCTGATTCAATACAAGAAATTATAATTCAACAATCTTTAGTGTAGTTGATATGGTATTACTATTGTGACTTTGTTTTGTCTAATTTTGATTAGTAATTTTTTGTCTATTTTTTTTAAGTGGATTAAATCAATGTTTTAGAATTTTTATAAAAGGATGATTGAGCGCATCATGAGGATGAATATCAGTAGCTCTTTACCTTTAGCTATCTAAGTGTTCACTTAAcctttatttttttattaaaaatatattatatcaatatatatatatatatatatatatatatatatatatatatattatataatatatatatatatatatatatatatatatatatatatatatatatatatatatatatatatatatatatattgttttgtgttgtttttgTTGATAATAATTAATGGTAAACTATGGTGGTTGGGTAGTAGATATGGTGATGATGAGCCAGCAAATGATGCAGTGAGATTTATAAATGGTTATCTGATGCAAGTGTAACATAGATTATAGTTGCTTTGATATTGAGATTGAAGTAGTTAGTGTTGCTTTGTATCTTGACCGAGTGATTGTGATTTTAATAATATGAAGGAGGAGAAAATTCATATTAGAATCTTTAGTATGACCTTTGGTGAATATGCTCCTTAGATTAGTTTGAATTGAGTTCCTGCTGCAGTATATTTCGCATGAACTTATTTTAAGTTGTGGACTTGTGTTATTAACCAAGCCAACTCTGTCAGCAATAGCAATATTTTTCAATGGTCCTAACTGCAGCAAATTGTATTTTTATCAAGCTGTAAAGTTTGCAGGTGGTGTTATGGCTGGATATATTGGATTTGTTGTTGCTCCTATTAATGAAAATTATTTGATTTTGCACTCTAACTTTTCAGATTTTGCAAGAAGAAGAATTGTGTGAAAGCTTATATATCTATTCAGCATGAACCCACTCAACCTCAATCTATTCCATATCTCATTCAACCTCATATTATAAGTTTTTCTCCATTTTCAATTTAAATTTATTATGTGATTaaaaatattataagtttttctGCCGTTTTCAATTTAAGTTTATTATGTGattaaaaatattataattttttttccgttttcaataaaataattagaatataaatttaatattttaatatttagaaatttaacaaaacaaaaaattaattaaattcaAGTTATAAAGAACGAATGGATTCAAACTTTACGATCGATTTATCTGCAGATATTTTCTATAGATTTATATGCGACTTTTTCTTGTGGATCTTCCTTCCGAATATATTATCCACAAATTTTTTTGCTAGGAATCAAAAATATAGAAAATTAGTTAAAATCCGTAAAACAGTGTATTTTTTAGTAGTAATTTCCTCCATCCAAATGTATATCAAGTGAAATCTGGACTTTAAACCTATAAAATACCTAAAGATAAAATTTTAATGGTGTGGATTATCACTTTTCTCCCATTAAAATGATCACGGGGAGGAAAACCATTTCCAACATATCTATGTATAAAAGAATATTTACCGCGCATTATCGAAAATGTATATTTTGAAAAATACATATTTTTAAAAGGAAATTATATAAAACCATATTTAacttgttttttttcttcatcttttcTACAGCTAAGGAtcaattaaatatttttatatctttctataaaatatattttatgaaaaatataaaaaaaatcttaatctaaattattatatttaacttttcttaataaatataaaaaaaaattgtattaTATATTATAATCCGTTGTTTTGCAAATAAAAGGGAACACGAAAgagtttattttatttattgtaCAGATGTGTTCAGCAATAGGTACATGCAGGTCATGGATACATCCCTCGTAATACTATAAGAGTAGTGACCAAATCCAAATCCAAATCTAAGCAACTCATGAATAATCCTTATAAAATTTTACTTAAAGTGTGTTGTTAACAAGCTCAATGTGGTTGTCTTCTGAACTGTTATCCCCTTTATGATGGACCTGAATTTTCTTGTAGGTGTACATTTTAGCACAAAACAAGTAGTAAATGAGATTAATGAACTGCAAGAGTGTGATTAGCCAATAAAAGTATTCCAACTTGCCCTTGTTGACATTTTTATCTGGAAGCCAATTTTCACCATTAGGCCCTGCAGTAAACTTGTGAATCAAGGTAACCAAAAGTGTACTAACATAGTTCCCAAGTGAAATAGAAGTCCAAAAAAATGCCATTGCAGTGCTTGTCATACTCTCTGGAGCTTGGTCATAGAAAAACTCTAAATGTCCAATTGACATAAAAGCTTCCGCCATTCCATGTAGACTATATTGAGGCACAAGCCAAAACACTGAGATTGGGATTATTTCATTTGCATGATCAACTAGTCCATGTTCCATAGCTACCTTTTTCCGCTTGATTTCGATGAAACCAGCTACCAAGGTAGCGAAAAGGGATATGACAAATCCAATCCCCATTCTATGAAGGAAGGTTATACCTCGGTCGAGACCGGTGAATTTTCGGGCAACGCGGATTAAGACACGGTCGTAGAAAGCGATTGTAGTGAGCATGGTGAGGATTGTGAATACTGACATGGATCCAGCTGGGATTTGGAAGGACTTGGTGAGGTGTCTGTTCATTGTTTTGGCTTGTTGGAGGGAGAACGTGCCTTGTTGGGCATATGCTGTGATTAGAATGATGCCTGATGCCCATATTGGTCCCATTCTTATTATTGATTTTAACTCTTCCACTCTGTGAACTGTGGATAGCCTCCATAAGTCTGGTGTTTTGACATTGTCTTCCTCTGTCACTATTGCTGCCTTGTCCAAAAATCTGTCATAAAGACCCATCACCATTATTAGTTCGATAATTAATATTTGAGACACTTATATGATACAGGCTTAAATAGGTTTTTTTATCTGGTAAGTTgaattatatatttatttttgaaaataatttctGAATTTTTAATTTCTAAACTTAAAATCCAAAGAAAAATTATAGATTTTATTATGGATTTTACCTTTAAAAACtaatattaaattaaattcaataattaaggattttattaaaaaaaatacaacaaaaaacaaaaacactTTAATTTCTGGAGACTAGAAAGACTCTTTAACcgtgtgtgtatatatatatatatatatatatatatatatatatatatatatatatatatataattatatatattatatatatatatatatatatatatatatatatataatatatataatatatatatatatatatatatatatatatatatatatatagagagagagagaggaaaaTGAATTAAATAGAAAAATATAGAGATGCATGAATGAATGTACTTACTTGAACTGTTGAGAATGAAGTAGCATTCCTCCCAAAGCAATATCAGCATCAAGTTCATGATTTTGGTATAACATATTAGAGTTAGGCACTTTTGTTATCTTCCTCTTACGAAAAGCAGCAACGCCCACTTTCACAAGTCGGGTAAACGGGCTTCCTTCCGGGTTCAAGTTGCGGTAAAGTTTATATCCACCAATGAATGTAATAATTGAGATAAACATTGCCGCCATGGGGATTCCTAGGCCCCACCCCCATCCAACATTATCTTGAATATAAACAAGAACAGTCACAGCCACAAGTATAGATGTTCCCATCACAAAATAATACCAATTAAAATATGTCCATGTTTTTGTTTTTTGATTTGGATCCAATTCATCAAATTGATCCGCTCCAAATGCAACCACGCAGGGTCGGATTCCACCCGACCCGAGTGCACTTAGAAGAAGTGATACATAGAGAATTGCCAACTGTCCTGAACTAGCTTCTTGGCATACCTCTTCCCCTTTGCATGGAGGTGGTCTTAACTGTGGAAGTACAGCTGATAATGTCAAACTAATCATACCCTGTCATTATTAAAAATGTCACTAATTAAAATATAATTCTCTTTCGTTAAATTTAACTTACTTGTAAGTTTTCTAGAGACATCAAAGAACACAGTGCGGATTCAAACCATATATTCcgtttatttattttttaaatgtGAGTTTCAATCACTAATCTATTTGATAAAAAATATATTTGCAAAAACAATTTCATTAATacagaaaattaaaaaaatatatattaaataattataaTTGTTGGGAAGGCATGGAAGGCATGGCCACAAAATTGTCCTCAATCTTATAGACAAATCATTAGATTATAATACTGACAGCATTAAAAAAAGTTATCAAACATAAAAAATGCTATTTTAGAAAAAATAAAACTTTTCATGATTTAGttttattaaattattaattccttttttaaaactattttaaTTATGAAAAGTTGACATCTATCAAAATATTTAACAAAGTAActttttgttttcaaattctaACATCTCTATATACTCATGTATACAACTATATAGTTAATTTTTTTTAACTATGTTTCTTTTGAATAGCCAAAACCAATATATTAGAAACATAAAATGGATAAGTGATTCTAATATGTCTATATAAAACAACAATTAAAGAAAAACTTAACCCAAGAGACTAAAATCATGTTCCGAAGGGACACGGATTCAAATCTCCCTCTCAAGAAAAATTCTTGAAACTTCTTGTTATATAAAAGTTGGCACCGTAGTTAAAAATATGACATTAATAACTCAATTCAAAATAGAAAATTATTCTTTTTATAATCAAAATATattttgaaagtataaaaggATACACCTATATTAGGTCAAAACGTTAATTCAAATATAATAATGAAGTATTGCTATCTTTATATGAAGTATTgctattttaattttaatttatttcatttcaCAAAAACATTAGATGATTTGATCTTTATTTCTTGTGTTAAATGAAGTGTATATATATTTCTATAAATcttgaaatgaaaaaaaaaaaaagataatatTGTAGAAAAAGAAAATTACTATCTGGTATATAATGGAAGCAACGGTAATAGTCATGAACTTTCCAGCATAAGAATCAGAAATGAAAGCACCAAGCAATGGTGTCAAGCTTGCAGTTCCACCAAAGTTAGTGAGAGTGTTAGCAGCTTTAGTTAATGGCATGTGAAGCTCTTTTGTTAGGTAACTTATCATGTTTGTATTGAAACCCACCACAGCTAACTTCTCACAAACCTCATTAGctgcaaaaatgaaaaaattaTCAAATATATAATACAAAACAATGATTTCCAGATTTTATAAGTATGTTAAAAGATATATGAAGCTAGCTTACCAAAGATAAAGGGCATTGTGACAAGCCCTCCTTTTTTCTTTCTAGGATGATTACCATTCTGCTCCATCTTTTCAAAACTTTGTTCTTTTCTGCAGTGCATAAAATGGCTATATATTTAGATATTTATAGGGTAAGCTTGTGGTTTCGAGACCTATCACGGAAACCCTATTGTCAAGCGTTCATACTACCGCTTGTTGAGTTATGATAGCCACAAAATAATAAGATTATACTTTCTTTCGAACCGTAAAATAATTTGGCTTCCAAGTAATATCccaataaaatataattataaatttGATATGTATATATACACTGCTTTGTAGTAGATAGGGCCAACCCAATGCGAGTGAGGCTATAGCCTTAAACCTTTTTTTTTTTAGCTTTTAAAATAGATTTTAAATAGTGATAAATGAAGTATTTAATTTTCGTCTcataaaaaatattcaaaaagCAGAAGTAGAGTTGACAATAtgggattttttttttaaaataattaattttttcaaaaaaaaatcgaaaataatcaatttttcaaaaaaataccaaaataatcaagtttggtagaggatgcgtcagatgaattgTCGCACCTCCATACCattaagaggaggcgccaatagcattggcacacatgcattgggcctcattaggaggcgtcaatgctagtggcgccttAGTGTCTTTTGCATGGtgggcgccaattcatctggcgcctGCATGTGATGCTCATGTGGACGCCAATCCCTCATGCGCTCACGTGTTTTTTTCAATGGATGttccgtctctataaataccacgccTTGCATACAATaattttcactcaaattcatcTCCTAATATCATAAGTTGTCTAGTTCAACCATCAATTTCAATTCTCtctgtttcaacaatgtctgcatacattcagaaacgaaatgttgatgtaatattttctgccgttgcggctccgatacaAGTTAGACTTTGGAACAGAGATatgtttgaacgtcttaatcggacgttgtacaattggttagagggagaaattggagaggacgaacggattagaagaatacaatgaCTTGTGTCCATGTTCAACCAACacggagaagtgcgtgaatgggtggatattaagaccgaccaagaaGCTCGTAGGATGACGCATTATAtgttcaaaattattttgatggttgtaattTCATAattcttgtattatatttgttataattatttgtgttactgtttatgtaatggtacttCCGTCAGACGTCTACTATGAAGTAAATTTAGTTttccatatattgcaacagaggtactatgaaataaatttagtttttcatatattgcaacagaggtacatatgtatttatctggttgtgcttgttccaacactaggacagttattacgattgtgacctagTTGACGGCATaaactacatagtctaaccattttgttcgtcgtatccatttcggttcgaatccgggtgctataagggcgaccctttttcttccttcgcataacttcgttgtgtcAGACGATGTCCCattgatattctggccaataatcctctttttccactaccgaaaaactaattttataaatatttgaAAGGTTTgcgactttgtaaacttcagatagcaagtaggatggatcccttcgaacctttgagcatgcgACAATGACATGAgagcagggggtacgaaaggcttggaaccttccgcagtcgcaccaacctctatctagttcaACTCGGtattgtcccatcggcatgccctcattgtgatccatggactcgacaacactaaaccaacctttagttcggtcaaataccgtaaccacgtgtgtgtttgctttggcagctttatgtctgatgaatttcattgaagcatcactgaacaactgcctaaattgtaacactgaactccattttgagcgtctggtttcaaacaatgcccctagcctgaaatatgtagcctgcaccaaagcggttattggtaggttatggatgtctttgaagacagagttcattgattccacaagatttattgtcatgtggccacaacgttgaccgttgtcgaatgccctagtccacttctccaacaGAATATTATCGATCCACCGTACCGCATCTTCGTTCGACAGTCTTATTTCCccgcggtagtgtttgaaagaaaGTTCTGATAATGTGTAACCTGCATTGATAACCTTCTtacgcaacgtcttatctttgatttctcgcatgaaattctgagcaatatgtctaatacaaaacacatgcgtcgaaggaggattttgtcagtcgttgtcaatgttattatatgcactgatgattgaggggtgtctattagagatcaaacacaagttaggctgaggtgcaacgtgcaatcggagatttcttaggaaaaaactccatccctcggcagtctc includes these proteins:
- the LOC127118935 gene encoding protein NRT1/ PTR FAMILY 3.1 codes for the protein MHCRKEQSFEKMEQNGNHPRKKKGGLVTMPFIFANEVCEKLAVVGFNTNMISYLTKELHMPLTKAANTLTNFGGTASLTPLLGAFISDSYAGKFMTITVASIIYQIGMISLTLSAVLPQLRPPPCKGEEVCQEASSGQLAILYVSLLLSALGSGGIRPCVVAFGADQFDELDPNQKTKTWTYFNWYYFVMGTSILVAVTVLVYIQDNVGWGWGLGIPMAAMFISIITFIGGYKLYRNLNPEGSPFTRLVKVGVAAFRKRKITKVPNSNMLYQNHELDADIALGGMLLHSQQFKFLDKAAIVTEEDNVKTPDLWRLSTVHRVEELKSIIRMGPIWASGIILITAYAQQGTFSLQQAKTMNRHLTKSFQIPAGSMSVFTILTMLTTIAFYDRVLIRVARKFTGLDRGITFLHRMGIGFVISLFATLVAGFIEIKRKKVAMEHGLVDHANEIIPISVFWLVPQYSLHGMAEAFMSIGHLEFFYDQAPESMTSTAMAFFWTSISLGNYVSTLLVTLIHKFTAGPNGENWLPDKNVNKGKLEYFYWLITLLQFINLIYYLFCAKMYTYKKIQVHHKGDNSSEDNHIELVNNTL